The following nucleotide sequence is from Aspergillus nidulans FGSC A4 chromosome I.
TTttatctgcatcttcctaCTCCCACCTTTGTACCCTTCGTTTCCAAATCTCTTTGCGAAAGGCGGCCCTGGGGAGAGTGTTTTCTGTATAATTCAGCAGATCCCCCGCGCGAGTCTTTTTAGGGTTCTAGACTGCAGACTGGGTAACGAGCACGGTGATAGCCACACATATGCTGTACCATGATATTGGTTACAGGTACAGGTATAGTCGAAGCTTTCTTTTTCACCAAAATCAAAATACTCGCCATTCCAGTTACTAACCAGATTCAGCTTAATATGCTTATTTGGCTACGGGTGTGGAAGTGTTGTGAGTATCAGGGATAGAAGAATAATTTGGGTGCATCTGTTTGTTCCCACTCCTCGTAGAGTTGAACCTCCTGAGCATTGCAGCCTGTTGTACTCAAGTAAGCTGGTTTTGAGTGATGCACCGCACAAGAGTTCATACTGTAAAAAGTCGGGCAGGAGATGCAGGACCGTACATGCATACAtgaactcttcaagatcatAATTTATATAGAATCATAGAAAAGCAATACAGAATTTATACTAGATTATACACaggaagcagcggaagaCGACATCTTCAGCAACGAGATACCAGCATAAATATAACCGCAGTTCATAGGCCAAAATTTTAGCCCCAAAAAGACGATGTACCTATATATTATACTGACAGGCAAGTGCTAATAATATTCGTCAACAGTAGGGATCAAGCACGGACCAGAGTACGCAAGGCTCGTCGAAAAACCAGGTCCTAAGGTTGCTAGTTGAACAGCTGTTGCAACTTGAGATTTACTTTACTATGATAGAAGCATCAAATACTGCGAAATCGCATACTGCTAAAAACCATAGGACTGAGTGCAGCGGAGTTGCCAGGCCCTTCTACTGCCGGCGCCGGACTGCGTAAAGGAGCAGGTAGACATGCATGGATCAGGCAGCACCATTACCCGCTCAGCCAGATGATTCCTTAATTATTATTGTAACCACACCTTTCGATACTTCCATTCCAAGCACTGCAAGTGCTATTATTCAACGAGCGTCCAATCCCCTTTGTCCGGAAACAGGGTACGCGCGCAATGAGGTCCAAGACAAGACAAAAACACCCCTCCTCACATTCCATATTACGCCTTTCATACTCATTACCCATATCCAATTATGCACGGCTGAATTAGTTTAGACATCAAGCATCAACCGAGTTACTGCTTCCGCGCTTCTCATCGGCAGTCGCGATAATCGCTGGCGGCTTGGGGATATCCTGGCGGAAGATGTGGCGCCTGATAAAGTACGGCAGCCACACAGTTGTTTCGTGCTTGAGGAATTCCTTTGTTGGAACGGAGAAGACCTCTGTGGGGTGTTAGTGGTGAGCTGCATTGATGGCTTGGTTGGTCACTTACGgtccagttcttccagcGTGAGCTGTTTAGTTTCACGAACGAAACAGAATATCATGACCCAGGCTATCAGGTTGAGGCCCGCGTAGAACCCAACTAGACGGTGAAGGCCGGTTAGCCACAGACAAGTATGGTGGGCGGGTACAGATGGTCACTTACAGGCGCCGGTTGGTGTCATAACGGTTCTCATACGTGGGAAGGTCAGACTAAGAATACCGGCTGGACAGGGTTAGAAAGAATACGTGTCTCAATGATCAAGTGATTGGTGCTTACCgaaggtgttgttgatgcagACGGCCCAGGCCATGCCCTGCTCACGCTGGACGGTCGGGAAGACCTCAGCGGAGTACTGGAACGCGACGGGTCCCTCGCCTAACGAGTACATAATGGTGAACAGATAGACGAACCTAGAAAGAAGGTAAGTTAGAGGAGGTTGTTCTCGACTCCGAGCGATGAGGCAAACGTACAGCACGACTGGCCCCAGCTGCGCCGAGGTGCTAGCGCTGTCAGGGACGAGCAAAGAAAGGCCGGCAGCGAGCAGGAATATGCACATGCCGGGGAAGGTCTAGGATCCAATTAGCTACGGGTATCACTTGCCAGGCAGGACTGCTCACAATCAAACATAGGGTCCGTCGACCTTTGGTGTCGATAAGGAACAGCGTCGGGATGGTAGCGAGAACCTGGACCGCACCGTAACCGAGAGACGCGTACAGCGCCTCCGAATCAGTGTATCCGGCATCTTTGAAGATACTGGAGCTGTAAAAGGAGATAACTACAACCCAGTTAGAGATTCTGATGGTAGAACTGTGGTTATATGGCTGGGACGAAACAACTCACTGTTAATTCCGCACATCTGCTGGGCGATCATGACGGTGGAAGCACCGTAGTTGGCGCGTCGGATTCGCGGGATCGAGAAGCAATCCCACATACGGCGGAAGTAGCCAGCGCCGCGGGcctccttgatctcctcctggTAGATCACGTACGAGTAGTAGTAATCTCTGGCGCCGATAATGGGATGGGCTCGCAGGCGGCACATTGACCGGAAGCCCTCGGCGTAGCGGCCGTGCTTCATCAACCAACGAGGCGACTCGGGGCAGAAGTAGATACCGGCACCGAGAATAAAAGATGGGATGAATGCCGAACCGAGCTGGAGTCGCCAGGCGATCCGGCCAGTGTCTTTGACGGCAACGTTGGCGATGAGACCAAGGAAAATGCCTGCAAGGTCAGAACAATCTACAAACCTGCCGCAGGGAGGTCTTACCTGCGACGACCCAGAGCTGCCAGAACATGACGAGAGCACCACGGATTCGATGAGGGGCCATTTcagcggagaagatggggacCGTTGCGTTCTTCGCACCAATGCCGATGCCCATGATGAAGCGAGCCGCGAACAGAGCTTGCCAGGAGTGTGTAAAGGCCGAACCGATGGGCGTGGCCGTCAAGCACAGAGCAGTCACGAAGATCTCTCCGCGACGACCAAGGTAGTGGTTGAGGGGGTCGACAATGAAAGCGCCACTGGACAGTGTCAGTCAagctatttttcttttcttgcccaaaagaaaaaaatttCATACATCAGTCCAGCAGTCAGAAAGATGATCGAGTTGACAAGGCCGACGATCCATTCATCTCGCCCTTCACCGGCAATGTTGAACTCATCGTGGAACTGCAGGTTGGCCCCGTTGGACCCGGTCTGATCCCAGCCCTGTGTGGCAGCTCCAATGGCACACAGACCAATCGAGTACCAAAGCATCCTGGGCCCGTGCCATTTGTGGTCTTTCTCGTACTGAAGCGCGGTCCGTTCCTCCTCACTGAGTTCGGGGATGGTTAAGAAGTTGTCTGGATCGCGCGCGACGAGCGCAGCTCGACCAAAAACGTCGGCGTGCTCGTCCATCCCGTGGGTCTGGGCGAACACGCGGGCGTCGTAGACAGCCTGCTCTCGGGAAACATTCTACAGTGTACCATCAGTATCAGGCCCGGTCTACATTCAGCGCCCCGGACTCACCTGGAGAGGGTTCTGGATGATGTTGACGGCGGTCGATCCACGGCGTGCTGAGTCAGCTTGCAAAGCTTTCGTAGCCGGGACCACGTATGGCACCTCCTCGTGAGTCGCCGAAGCGTCAGAGGCCACCTTTTTGTCCATGGCGATGGAGTTGGCCAGATAACAACAAGGGGACGATAACGGCGTTCAGGAGTCTGCGGTTTGGGGGGGTAGAGGGATGAGGGACGACGGACAAGGAGAGAACAAAAACGCTCCAGCCGGCCCCTGGGATGAGCATCAAACAGATATTAATGCCGTATCCCCCGCGCCTGGCCCAATTCGAAAGCTCGCATGcacaaagaaaagcaacgaCGGGGCTGATTGGGGCACAGCCTGGGACGGCGCCGAGAATTGATTGGTGGAAATGGCCGGTTGCCCACCGGAGCAAACGAGTGAAGACCACTGAATGGCTTCACTTCCCAGAGCCTTAATGCTCCTGTGCCGTGTGGCGTGAGGCCGTCCCATGGGAGGCGCCCATAGCGCATCTGGAGCAGGCCGGGGTGAGATTCGGGTTTCAGCCGTGCGCATCCGGACGGCGAGACGGCGAGGCCAGGCTGCCTGGCCTCGCCGCGCGATCCCAATGCAACAGTCCCGAGTTCCCATGGATGCCGACATTTTACGGTGTCTTCACCTTGACGGCCCCGGACTCCCCAGAACCCCAGACTCCAGGCCGACCCCAAGCCCAGGCTTGGGGTGGCCTGCGATTGGCTGGCCGCCGCAAGTCAAGGCCAGAGAAGCCGTGGTAAGCATCGCACAAGACGAGACAGAGTGGGATTCTGACTGCCCCAAGGTTTTTGCTTAGTGCGTCTTGGGCGTCGCTGGGCGGAtccttcgtcctcatccgCTTACCCTCGTATTGCCGACTGACCCAGCCTGGATATACGCTGGCACCGGTCATCGGACCGGATGTCCATCTGGGAACATCAGGATAGCTGCCTTGGCAGTATTGGCGCCCTGATGACCGTCAAATCTGTACTACTTCGGAGAATGTTTATCTGCTGTCTACCATGTGGCGGGACCCGGCCAAGAATGCCGGGTACTTGGCCGGGGGCCAAAAGAGTATGGAGAAGCAAAATAATGGGCGGGGAATCTGGAGAGACTCGGGCTAGACCAAACAGGACTAGTTAATGTAACCCTGCTCTGTCTCTTGGCGTATCTTCGTCTCTCTTGTCAGAGTACTCCAGAGTCGTCCCATCCTAATGCGGGGAACAACTGCGCTGATCATGTGccttcaacctcatccttcattAAATCCTTCGTCCTTCGACGCCCGCCCTCAACGCTCGCTAGCCGAGTGCCGATTTTACGAATTACGACAGATTATGACAGATTTTGGTACGGCTTATGGTACGACTCATGGTACGATTAATGACGGATTACTCTGAGTAGATGCTTGCGGCGCTCTCGCCCATCGCTCACATGACTCACATGCCAGAGAACTCGGCAACGCCGTCAACAGTCAGCCTTCTCGTCGCATCTTGATCCTCGCTCTTGGCCCCACTGGATATAGTCTGGGCCGAGAAATTCCCGCAAACAGAGTTTCCGTAAAGTTTCTGTTAAGGTTGTGACTCGTCGCATGGCCACGTTGTATGCAAGGGTCACCCAAGACGCGAAAGTTCGGAATAATCCGCTTGTGGAGACTGTGGAAGCTATTCGATTCCCAGAGAACCATAATttaaagaaaaaaagcaataatgaaaaagaaaaacgtAATGAACCTCAACTTGAGTAACCTGAAACGGACGGCTACGCAAGAATTCCACATACGGTATGTATGGAGTTCTCTGGTACACTGCACGCTGTCAAGAAGGCATGGCCAGCAGGCATGGCAGCCACGCGAGTCCCGACCGCACGCCAGCCTTGATTGTCCCTTCCGTTTCTGTCCGTCTACATACCGCCCAGTCAATCCAAGCGAGTCCAAGCGAGTCCATGCGATCCGTGTGCAGTATTTATCCGGAACTGTCGAGCCATTCG
It contains:
- a CDS encoding uncharacterized protein (transcript_id=CADANIAT00007600), which translates into the protein MDKKVASDASATHEEVPYVVPATKALQADSARRGSTAVNIIQNPLQNVSREQAVYDARVFAQTHGMDEHADVFGRAALVARDPDNFLTIPELSEEERTALQYEKDHKWHGPRMLWYSIGLCAIGAATQGWDQTGSNGANLQFHDEFNIAGEGRDEWIVGLVNSIIFLTAGLIGAFIVDPLNHYLGRRGEIFVTALCLTATPIGSAFTHSWQALFAARFIMGIGIGAKNATVPIFSAEMAPHRIRGALVMFWQLWVVAGIFLGLIANVAVKDTGRIAWRLQLGSAFIPSFILGAGIYFCPESPRWLMKHGRYAEGFRSMCRLRAHPIIGARDYYYSYVIYQEEIKEARGAGYFRRMWDCFSIPRIRRANYGASTVMIAQQMCGINIISFYSSSIFKDAGYTDSEALYASLGYGAVQVLATIPTLFLIDTKGRRTLCLITFPGMCIFLLAAGLSLLVPDSASTSAQLGPVVLFVYLFTIMYSLGEGPVAFQYSAEVFPTVQREQGMAWAVCINNTFAGILSLTFPRMRTVMTPTGAFGFYAGLNLIAWVMIFCFVRETKQLTLEELDQVFSVPTKEFLKHETTVWLPYFIRRHIFRQDIPKPPAIIATADEKRGSSNSVDA